A DNA window from Odocoileus virginianus isolate 20LAN1187 ecotype Illinois unplaced genomic scaffold, Ovbor_1.2 Unplaced_Contig_2, whole genome shotgun sequence contains the following coding sequences:
- the CCR9 gene encoding C-C chemokine receptor type 9, translating to MVPTEATSLIPNLSDDYAYDGTPLMEYDGNFTDYFCEKSHVRQFAGHFLPPLYWLVFIVGAVGNSLVILVYWYCTRVKTMTDMFLLNLAIADLLFLATLPFWAIAAADQWKFQTFMCKVVNSMYKMNFYSCVLLIMCISVDRYIAIAQAMRAQMWRRKRLLYSKLVCFTVWVMAAALCLPELLYSQVKEEHGLAICTMVYSSDKSAKLKSAVLTLKVILGFFLPFVVMACCYTLIIHTLIQAKKSSKHKALKVTITVLTVFVLSQFPHNCVLLVQTIDAYAMFISSCALSIKIDICFQVTQTVAFFHSCLNPVLYVFVGERFRRDLVKTLKNLGCISQAQWVSFARREGSLKLSSMLLETTSGALSF from the coding sequence AGCCTAATCCCTAACCTGTCAGATGACTACGCCTACGATGGCACGCCGCTCATGGAGTATGACGGCAACTTCACCGACTACTTCTGTGAGAAAAGCCACGTCAGGCAGTTTGCGGGCCACTTCCTCCCACCCCTGTACTGGCTCGTGTTCATCGTGGGGGCCGTGGGCAACAGCCTCGTCATCCTGGTCTACTGGTACTGCACGAGAGTGAAGACCATGACCGACATGTTCCTGCTCAACTTGGCCATCGCTGACCTTCTCTTTCTCGCCACCCTGCCCTTCTGGGCCATTGCCGCCGCTGACCAGTGGAAATTCCAGACCTTCATGTGCAAGGTGGTCAACAGCATGTACAAGATGAACTTCTACAGCTGCGTGCTGCTCATCATGTGCATCAGCGTGGACAGGTACATCGCCATCGCGCAGGCCATGAGAGCGCAGATGTGGAGGCGGAAGAGGCTCCTCTACAGCAAGCTGGTCTGCTTCACCGTCTGGGTGATGGCGGCTGCGCTCTGCCTCCCGGAACTCCTGTACAGCCAAGTCAAGGAGGAGCATGGACTTGCCATCTGCACCATGGTCTACTCCAGCGACAAGAGTGCCAAGCTCAAGTCGGCCGTCTTGACCCTGAAGGTCATCCTGGGCTTCTTCCTCCCCTTCGTGGTCATGGCTTGCTGCTACACCCTCATCATCCACACCCTGATCCAGGCCAAGAAGTCTTCCAAGCACAAGGCCCTGAAGGTGACCATCACTGTGCTCACCGTCTTCGTCCTGTCCCAGTTCCCCCACAACTGTGTTCTGCTGGTGCAGACCATCGATGCCTACGCCATGTTCATCTCCAGCTGCGCCCTCTCCATCAAAATTGACATCTGCTTCCAGGTCACTCAGACCGTGGCCTTTTTCCACAGTTGCCTGAACCCTGTTCTCTATGTTTTTGTGGGCGAGAGGTTCCGCCGGGATCTTGTGAAGACCCTGAAGAACCTGGGCTGCATCAGCCAGGCCCAGTGGGTTTCATTCGCGAGGAGAGAGGGAAGCCTGAAGCTGTCATCTATGCTGCTTGAGACAACCTCGGGGGCTCTCTCCTTCTGA